From the Myxococcales bacterium genome, one window contains:
- a CDS encoding VCBS repeat-containing protein, with translation MHVAAGRVSVVLTRATAALAVGALACGGDDGPGTPAPLPVPACTAAATGSPDVAAPTLAYTLFDRWHEGWLASPAVVDLDGDGAVELVVPRDELLVVWRIVAGAPVEAWRASTGGRIWASPVVADLVPGRPGLEVAVASRDAIYGFDATGATLPGFPFTWRDELRSLAAGDIDGDGALELVAVTTSPLDAGGQRDIVIAVEADGRAVAGFPPNTGGAAGCDDACYVTGGYDQNVGLGDVDGDGRVDIIAAQDNAYVSAHDGTGRAFDAAAIFAGRTKYSGIRMMVDYRLAQQGYADDEAVDLQGHFTNTAPAIADLDGDGTGEIILLGSVQNAAQDRREQGVALWVTRADGTRPDAWVAPPRFADYRAGLWDFGDNVVGATNQVAVADLDPTRAGPELVFAGFDGRIHAVDARGQVLWARDFAQRDTEVTGGVVVADLSGDGVPEIVFTTYSAAGGRLIVLDAAGNQRHALDLPGRGAMPVPTIGDVDGDGTLEIVVSLKDGEDRVRQTLIYTVPGSAPNCLAWPTGRGNYRRDGYLPPAR, from the coding sequence GTGCACGTCGCAGCCGGGCGCGTGTCGGTCGTGCTGACCCGCGCGACCGCGGCGCTCGCGGTCGGGGCGCTCGCCTGCGGCGGCGACGACGGCCCCGGGACCCCGGCGCCGCTGCCGGTGCCGGCGTGCACCGCGGCCGCGACCGGCTCGCCCGACGTGGCGGCGCCGACCCTGGCGTACACCCTGTTCGATCGCTGGCACGAGGGCTGGCTGGCGTCGCCGGCGGTGGTCGATCTCGACGGCGACGGCGCGGTCGAGCTGGTGGTCCCGCGCGACGAGCTGCTGGTGGTCTGGCGGATCGTCGCCGGCGCGCCGGTCGAGGCCTGGCGCGCCAGCACCGGCGGTCGCATCTGGGCGTCGCCGGTGGTCGCCGACCTGGTGCCGGGGCGGCCCGGGCTCGAGGTCGCGGTCGCGTCGCGCGACGCGATCTACGGGTTCGACGCGACCGGCGCGACGCTGCCGGGCTTCCCGTTCACCTGGCGCGACGAGCTGCGCAGCCTGGCGGCCGGGGACATCGACGGCGACGGCGCGCTCGAGCTGGTCGCGGTCACGACCTCGCCGCTCGACGCCGGCGGCCAGCGCGACATCGTCATCGCGGTCGAGGCCGACGGCCGCGCGGTCGCTGGGTTCCCGCCCAACACCGGCGGCGCCGCCGGCTGCGACGACGCCTGCTACGTCACCGGCGGCTACGATCAGAACGTCGGGCTCGGCGACGTCGACGGCGACGGCCGGGTCGACATCATCGCGGCCCAGGACAACGCCTACGTCTCGGCCCACGACGGCACCGGCCGCGCGTTCGACGCGGCGGCGATCTTCGCCGGCCGCACCAAGTACAGCGGCATCCGCATGATGGTCGACTATCGCCTGGCGCAGCAGGGCTACGCCGACGACGAGGCCGTGGATCTGCAGGGGCACTTCACCAACACCGCGCCGGCCATCGCCGATCTCGACGGCGACGGCACCGGTGAGATCATCCTGCTCGGCTCGGTCCAGAACGCCGCGCAGGATCGCCGTGAGCAGGGCGTCGCGTTGTGGGTGACCCGCGCCGACGGCACCCGGCCCGACGCGTGGGTGGCGCCGCCGCGCTTCGCCGACTACCGCGCCGGGCTGTGGGATTTCGGCGACAACGTCGTCGGCGCCACCAACCAGGTCGCGGTCGCCGATCTCGATCCGACCCGGGCCGGCCCCGAGCTGGTGTTCGCCGGCTTCGACGGGCGGATCCACGCCGTCGACGCCCGCGGCCAGGTGCTCTGGGCCCGCGACTTCGCGCAGCGCGACACCGAGGTCACCGGCGGTGTGGTCGTCGCCGATCTCTCGGGCGACGGCGTGCCCGAGATCGTGTTCACGACCTACTCGGCCGCCGGCGGGCGGCTGATCGTGCTCGACGCCGCCGGCAACCAGCGGCACGCGCTCGACCTGCCCGGGCGCGGCGCGATGCCGGTGCCGACGATCGGCGACGTCGACGGCGACGGCACGCTCGAGATCGTCGTGTCGCTCAAGGACGGCGAGGACCGCGTGCGTCAGACGCTGATCTACACGGTGCCCGGCTCGGCGCCCAACTGTCTGGCGTGGCCGACCGGCCGCGGCAACTACCGACGCGACGGCTACCTGCCGCCGGCGCGCTGA
- a CDS encoding protein kinase yields MTNPGQTLGRYELIARIGEGGMAEVHLARQRGPRAFEKLVVVKTVHPRLAEKPALAEALLEEARIAAKVRHPHVVDIYDLGEEAGTYFIAMEYLEGESMTAVIRAQRAKGGARLSPLRTAQVVADCAGGLHAAHELRSLSGEPLELVHQDVTPGNVFVLYTGQAKLLDFGVAKVRSSEDASLVKGKAGYLAPELFDKRVADRRSDVFALGVVLWESLTLRRLFAGATDADTFAKIRACQVPAPSTLVPGVPPELDRVCARALTRSPDDRYPTAKAMQEDLIAFLRGAERHDYDSMATWMRATFASQINARMQLLRELDQGGVPAADTLEALTATFDDRSPATPEPGVDLPPLAGPAVGPAGPVVIPAVIPAVAPVLPAIGAKPAGKRLLPLPAPRLGALPTLTGRASTAPVVAAASDVASAPMAVVAAVASAPVAGAAASDVASAPGAVVAAVASAPVAAASSSAPGGAAAAASSAPIAVAASRAPAGAAVAVVAAPVSAADDEIVEPSGVVDLPSGVVELPLKPPPVPRRPHTESSASGEVAPAEAPADASVPTDLPPDDADGLDEPMPSSAPSRRFWIGAGVGAVALVALVVVLMSGSGKARSAAGGAELERAIDAAAPTPVDVALASPDAAVAVALVEPVDAGVSDAALRVDARPPSVDARPPSGGSATVGPPPVAPDPAKAAALAQAGLQKVMSGDTRGAIASFQAALRADHGHAPAQRGLGLAYEKQGDKARAARAFREYLRLAPNARDAAQIRARLEKLK; encoded by the coding sequence ATGACCAACCCGGGCCAGACCCTCGGGCGGTACGAGCTGATCGCGCGCATCGGCGAGGGGGGCATGGCGGAGGTGCATCTGGCGCGGCAGCGCGGCCCCCGGGCGTTCGAGAAGCTGGTGGTCGTGAAGACGGTGCACCCGCGGCTGGCCGAGAAGCCGGCGCTGGCCGAGGCCCTGCTCGAGGAGGCCCGCATCGCCGCCAAGGTCCGGCACCCCCACGTCGTCGACATCTACGACCTGGGCGAGGAGGCGGGCACGTACTTCATCGCGATGGAGTACCTCGAGGGCGAGTCGATGACGGCGGTCATCCGGGCCCAGCGCGCCAAGGGCGGCGCGCGCCTGTCGCCGCTGCGCACCGCGCAGGTGGTGGCGGACTGCGCCGGCGGGCTGCACGCGGCGCACGAGCTCCGCTCGCTGTCGGGTGAGCCGCTCGAGCTGGTCCACCAGGACGTGACGCCCGGCAACGTGTTCGTGCTCTACACCGGCCAGGCCAAGCTGCTCGACTTCGGCGTCGCCAAGGTGCGGTCGTCCGAGGACGCGAGCCTGGTCAAGGGCAAGGCCGGGTACCTGGCGCCGGAGCTGTTCGACAAGCGCGTGGCCGATCGCCGCTCCGACGTGTTCGCGCTCGGCGTGGTGCTCTGGGAGTCGCTGACCCTGCGGCGGTTGTTCGCCGGCGCCACCGACGCCGACACGTTCGCCAAGATCCGCGCGTGCCAGGTGCCGGCGCCGTCGACGCTGGTGCCGGGCGTCCCGCCGGAGCTCGACCGCGTGTGCGCGCGCGCGCTGACGCGGAGCCCCGACGATCGCTACCCGACCGCGAAGGCGATGCAGGAGGATCTGATCGCGTTCCTGCGCGGCGCCGAGCGCCACGACTACGACTCGATGGCGACGTGGATGCGCGCGACCTTCGCCAGCCAGATCAACGCGCGCATGCAGCTCTTGCGGGAGCTCGATCAGGGCGGGGTGCCGGCGGCGGACACGCTCGAGGCCCTGACCGCGACGTTCGACGATCGCTCGCCGGCGACGCCGGAGCCCGGCGTCGACCTGCCCCCGCTGGCGGGGCCGGCGGTGGGTCCCGCGGGGCCGGTGGTGATCCCGGCGGTGATCCCGGCGGTGGCGCCGGTGCTGCCCGCGATCGGCGCGAAGCCAGCCGGCAAGCGGTTGCTGCCGCTGCCGGCGCCGCGGCTGGGCGCGCTGCCGACGCTGACCGGGCGTGCGTCGACCGCGCCGGTGGTGGCGGCGGCTTCCGACGTGGCGAGCGCGCCGATGGCGGTCGTCGCCGCGGTGGCGAGCGCGCCGGTCGCGGGTGCGGCGGCTTCCGACGTGGCGAGCGCGCCGGGCGCGGTCGTCGCCGCGGTGGCGAGCGCGCCGGTCGCGGCCGCGTCGTCGAGCGCGCCCGGGGGTGCGGCGGCCGCGGCGTCGAGCGCGCCGATCGCGGTCGCGGCGTCGCGCGCGCCCGCGGGTGCGGCGGTGGCGGTCGTCGCCGCGCCGGTGAGCGCCGCCGACGACGAGATCGTCGAGCCGAGCGGTGTGGTCGATCTGCCGAGCGGCGTGGTCGAGCTGCCGTTGAAGCCGCCGCCGGTGCCGCGCCGCCCGCACACCGAGAGCAGCGCCTCGGGCGAGGTCGCGCCGGCCGAGGCGCCGGCCGACGCCAGCGTCCCGACGGACCTGCCCCCCGACGACGCCGACGGGCTCGACGAGCCGATGCCATCGTCGGCGCCGTCGCGGCGGTTCTGGATCGGGGCCGGCGTCGGCGCGGTGGCGCTCGTGGCGCTGGTCGTGGTGCTGATGTCGGGCAGCGGCAAGGCCCGCTCGGCCGCCGGCGGTGCTGAGCTCGAGCGCGCGATCGACGCGGCCGCGCCCACGCCCGTCGACGTCGCGCTGGCGTCGCCGGACGCCGCCGTCGCGGTGGCGCTGGTCGAGCCCGTCGACGCCGGCGTGAGCGACGCCGCCCTGCGCGTCGACGCGCGTCCGCCGAGCGTCGACGCGCGTCCCCCGAGCGGCGGCAGCGCGACCGTCGGCCCACCGCCGGTGGCGCCAGATCCGGCCAAGGCCGCGGCGCTGGCCCAGGCCGGGCTGCAGAAGGTGATGAGCGGTGACACCCGCGGCGCCATCGCGAGCTTCCAGGCCGCGCTGCGCGCCGACCACGGGCACGCGCCGGCCCAGCGCGGGCTCGGCCTGGCGTACGAGAAGCAAGGCGACAAGGCCCGCGCCGCGCGGGCGTTCCGCGAGTACCTGCGGCTGGCACCCAACGCACGCGACGCGGCGCAGATCCGCGCGCGCCTGGAGAAGCTCAAGTGA
- a CDS encoding N-acetylmuramoyl-L-alanine amidase, translating to MLARLAPALLATLAASAACTTDVVVEDGANPVVVTELDRTYQAAADETGVPADLLKAVGYAQTRWQQVIGEAEFDGAVTRTGVMGLTPDNIARGAALTGYAAEDLTASAEANILAAAKLLAEEAAAQGVSGADLAAWEPVLAAWAGIADDEGRRQFVRGDIFRILTEGAEEHAEGGELVASLRPHPEMADLVARPLFAAGPDYAPAVWRASPNFSTRSTGITHVVIHTCEGAYAGCVSTLINGAVSAHYVVNESGSQITQLVRETSKAWHVGATYECSRNGNTDCAKNGVGVNNFAVGIEHAGFGSQASWSSGLLTASAKLTCDITRDRNIPRDRFHIVGHGQLQPYNRTDPGPNWPWAAYLDSVRSYCGDTTSGGGPNPPPPPPPPGTAIVVDSNNANNDSAQARIDVSGWTSSASTAGYYGTGYWYADTGTGSAATFNFYMPAAGTKTIEGWWTAGTNRTASATFIAQNASGAELGRAVVNQQANGRQWVTLGTYAFSAGWNKVVLTRAGASGKVVIADAIRVR from the coding sequence ATGCTCGCCCGCCTCGCCCCCGCGCTGCTCGCCACGCTCGCCGCCTCCGCCGCCTGCACCACCGACGTGGTGGTCGAGGATGGGGCCAACCCGGTGGTCGTCACCGAGCTCGACCGCACCTACCAGGCGGCGGCCGACGAGACCGGCGTGCCCGCGGACCTGCTCAAGGCGGTCGGCTACGCCCAGACCCGGTGGCAGCAGGTGATCGGCGAGGCCGAGTTCGACGGCGCGGTCACCCGCACCGGCGTGATGGGCCTGACCCCCGACAACATCGCCCGCGGCGCGGCGCTGACCGGCTACGCCGCCGAGGACCTGACGGCGAGCGCCGAGGCCAACATCCTGGCGGCGGCCAAGCTGCTCGCCGAGGAGGCCGCGGCCCAGGGCGTCAGCGGCGCCGACCTGGCCGCGTGGGAGCCGGTGCTGGCCGCCTGGGCCGGCATCGCCGACGACGAGGGCCGCCGCCAGTTCGTGCGCGGCGACATCTTCCGGATCCTGACCGAGGGCGCCGAGGAGCACGCCGAGGGCGGCGAGCTGGTCGCGTCGCTGCGGCCGCACCCCGAGATGGCCGACCTGGTCGCGCGGCCGCTGTTCGCCGCCGGCCCCGACTACGCGCCGGCGGTCTGGCGGGCGTCGCCCAACTTCAGCACCCGCTCGACCGGGATCACCCACGTCGTCATCCACACCTGCGAGGGCGCGTACGCCGGCTGCGTCAGCACGCTGATCAACGGCGCCGTCAGCGCCCACTACGTCGTCAACGAGTCGGGCTCGCAGATCACCCAGCTCGTGCGCGAGACCAGCAAGGCCTGGCACGTCGGCGCCACCTACGAGTGCTCGCGCAACGGCAACACCGACTGCGCCAAGAACGGCGTCGGCGTGAACAACTTCGCCGTCGGCATCGAGCACGCCGGGTTCGGCTCGCAGGCGTCGTGGTCGAGCGGCCTGCTGACCGCGTCCGCCAAGCTCACGTGCGACATCACCCGGGATCGCAACATCCCGCGCGATCGGTTCCACATCGTCGGACATGGGCAGCTCCAGCCCTACAACCGCACCGATCCGGGCCCGAACTGGCCCTGGGCCGCGTACCTCGACTCGGTGCGCTCGTACTGCGGCGACACCACCAGCGGGGGCGGGCCCAACCCGCCGCCGCCGCCGCCGCCGCCCGGCACCGCGATCGTCGTCGACTCGAACAACGCCAACAACGACAGCGCCCAGGCCCGGATCGACGTCAGCGGTTGGACCTCGTCGGCCTCGACCGCGGGCTACTACGGCACCGGCTACTGGTACGCCGACACCGGCACCGGCTCGGCCGCGACGTTCAACTTCTACATGCCGGCGGCGGGGACCAAGACCATCGAGGGCTGGTGGACCGCGGGCACCAACCGCACCGCCAGCGCGACCTTCATCGCCCAGAACGCCAGCGGCGCGGAGCTCGGCCGGGCGGTCGTGAACCAGCAGGCCAACGGTCGCCAGTGGGTGACCCTGGGCACCTACGCCTTCAGCGCCGGCTGGAACAAGGTCGTCCTGACCCGCGCCGGCGCCTCGGGCAAGGTCGTCATCGCCGACGCCATCCGGGTCCGCTGA
- a CDS encoding S24/S26 family peptidase, with product MIRSLELPPSVRARIELLRERARGGLTVTCGGVSMEPVIRRGETVTVAAARPRRGDVAAFVTRRGDLELHRLIARAPGLPWWVHAGDNQAAPHLGLVHRDQIVGVVPSRRARPSPLVRARAALRLARAAARWARQR from the coding sequence GTGATCCGATCGCTCGAGCTGCCGCCCAGCGTGCGCGCGCGGATCGAGCTGTTGCGCGAGCGGGCGCGGGGCGGGCTGACGGTGACGTGCGGCGGGGTGTCGATGGAGCCGGTGATCCGGCGCGGCGAGACCGTGACGGTCGCGGCGGCGCGGCCCCGGCGTGGCGACGTCGCCGCGTTCGTGACCCGGCGCGGTGACCTCGAGCTGCACCGCCTGATCGCGCGGGCCCCGGGCCTGCCGTGGTGGGTCCACGCCGGCGACAACCAGGCGGCGCCGCACCTGGGCCTGGTGCACCGCGATCAGATCGTCGGCGTGGTGCCGTCGCGGCGGGCGCGGCCGTCGCCGCTGGTCCGGGCGCGGGCGGCGCTGCGGCTGGCTCGCGCGGCGGCGCGCTGGGCGCGTCAGCGGTAG
- a CDS encoding MBL fold metallo-hydrolase: MPAQLTIAGAAGGVTGSCYHLAHEGVALVIDCGTFQGGREAETLNRRPWPFDPAKVDALLLTHGHLDHAGRVPLLVDDGFSGPIHGTPATLEIASMIMEDTVKIAAHADGPPLYGKAALGAARERLRPLRGYRAPITIGPFTVEAFDAGHILGSSHLRIAWRDGGAERAILFSGDIGVIGTPIIRDPTSTWDPALAVDYVVTESTYGDRAHPDRVEAKATFRDVVRRALTDGGKVLIPAFAIGRTQEILYELNTMIEAGEVGPVPVIIDGPLSATATQLYARYRGLYDEDAAAALARGDHPLELESLLVTRDGRAAIKAIDHDGPAIIIAGSGMCNGGRIRGHLARYLPDARTDVLLVGYQGARTLGRALEDGAREVWLDGGQVPVRGRITRLSGYSAHADRDGLAAWFGAVPRAGAATAIVTHGEDDARASYAALLRDRFGAATVVPDLDQTIALA; encoded by the coding sequence ATGCCCGCCCAGCTCACGATCGCCGGAGCCGCCGGCGGGGTCACCGGAAGCTGCTACCACCTGGCCCACGAGGGCGTCGCCCTGGTCATCGACTGCGGCACGTTCCAGGGCGGGCGCGAGGCCGAGACGCTGAACCGCCGGCCGTGGCCGTTCGATCCCGCCAAGGTCGACGCGCTGCTCCTGACCCACGGCCACCTCGACCACGCCGGGCGGGTGCCGCTGCTGGTCGACGACGGCTTCAGCGGTCCCATCCACGGCACGCCGGCGACGCTCGAGATCGCCTCGATGATCATGGAGGACACGGTCAAGATCGCGGCCCACGCCGACGGTCCGCCGCTGTACGGCAAGGCCGCGCTGGGCGCCGCCCGCGAGCGCCTGCGACCGCTGCGCGGCTACCGCGCGCCGATCACGATCGGGCCGTTCACCGTCGAGGCGTTCGACGCCGGCCACATCCTGGGCTCGAGCCACCTGCGGATCGCCTGGCGCGACGGCGGCGCCGAGCGCGCGATCCTGTTCTCGGGGGACATCGGCGTGATCGGCACCCCGATCATCCGCGACCCGACCTCGACCTGGGACCCGGCGCTGGCCGTCGACTACGTGGTCACCGAGTCGACCTACGGCGATCGCGCCCACCCCGACCGGGTCGAGGCCAAGGCGACCTTCCGCGACGTCGTGCGCCGGGCGCTGACCGACGGCGGCAAGGTGCTGATCCCGGCGTTCGCGATCGGCCGCACCCAGGAGATCCTCTACGAGCTCAACACGATGATCGAGGCCGGCGAGGTCGGCCCGGTGCCGGTCATCATCGACGGGCCGCTGTCGGCGACCGCGACCCAGCTCTACGCGCGCTACCGCGGGCTCTACGACGAGGACGCCGCCGCGGCGCTGGCCCGCGGCGATCATCCGCTCGAGCTCGAGTCGCTGCTGGTGACCCGGGACGGGCGGGCCGCGATCAAGGCGATCGACCACGACGGGCCGGCGATCATCATCGCCGGCTCGGGGATGTGCAACGGCGGGCGCATCCGCGGCCACCTCGCGCGCTACCTGCCCGATGCGCGCACCGACGTGCTGCTGGTCGGCTACCAGGGCGCGCGCACGCTCGGCCGCGCGCTCGAGGACGGCGCCCGCGAGGTCTGGCTCGACGGTGGCCAGGTGCCGGTGCGGGGGCGGATCACGCGGCTGTCGGGCTACTCGGCCCACGCCGACCGCGACGGGCTCGCCGCCTGGTTCGGCGCGGTGCCGCGCGCCGGCGCCGCCACCGCGATCGTCACCCACGGCGAGGACGACGCGCGCGCCAGCTACGCCGCGCTCCTGCGCGATCGGTTCGGCGCGGCGACGGTGGTCCCCGACCTCGATCAGACGATCGCGCTGGCATGA
- a CDS encoding DegT/DnrJ/EryC1/StrS family aminotransferase, whose translation MIPLYDMRAELAAVRPEIDRAIARVLDHGGFIGGAEVTEFERALAAATGVADAVGTSSGTDALVALAMALGWGPGDEIVTTPLSFFATVGAIVRVGARPVFADVDATLNADPAAVAAAVGPRTRAALLVHLFGRPAAWPAVPVPIIEDAAQAIGAAPVRGLAAALSFFPTKNLGACGDGGAVLTDDADLAARLRLVRNHGASPKYHHVAIGGNFRLDALQAAILAAKLPHLGAWTAARRARAERYRAGLAGLDAVRVPVDDPRHVYHHFVVRADERARLRAHLTAAGVGTEIYYPSPLHLQPALADLGYRAGACPVAEAACAELLALPMHPTLPLASVDRVVDAVRAAYR comes from the coding sequence ATGATCCCGCTCTACGACATGCGCGCCGAGCTGGCCGCGGTCCGGCCCGAGATCGATCGCGCGATCGCGCGGGTGCTCGACCACGGCGGCTTCATCGGCGGCGCCGAGGTCACCGAGTTCGAGCGCGCGCTGGCCGCGGCCACCGGCGTCGCCGACGCGGTCGGCACCAGCTCGGGCACCGACGCGCTGGTGGCGCTGGCGATGGCGCTGGGCTGGGGCCCGGGCGACGAGATCGTCACCACGCCGCTGTCGTTCTTCGCCACCGTCGGCGCGATCGTCCGCGTCGGCGCGCGCCCGGTGTTCGCCGACGTCGACGCCACGCTCAACGCCGACCCCGCGGCGGTCGCGGCCGCGGTCGGCCCGCGCACCCGCGCGGCGCTGCTCGTGCACCTGTTCGGGCGGCCGGCGGCGTGGCCGGCGGTGCCGGTGCCGATCATCGAGGACGCCGCCCAGGCCATCGGCGCGGCGCCGGTGCGCGGGCTCGCCGCCGCGCTGTCGTTCTTCCCGACCAAGAACCTGGGCGCGTGCGGTGACGGCGGCGCGGTGCTCACCGACGACGCCGACCTGGCCGCGCGCCTGCGCCTGGTGCGCAACCACGGCGCCAGCCCGAAGTACCACCACGTCGCGATCGGCGGGAACTTCCGGCTCGACGCGCTGCAGGCCGCGATCCTCGCCGCCAAGCTGCCGCACCTGGGCGCGTGGACCGCCGCCCGCCGCGCCCGCGCCGAGCGCTACCGCGCCGGCCTGGCCGGGCTCGACGCCGTGCGCGTCCCGGTCGACGATCCGCGCCACGTCTACCATCACTTCGTCGTCCGCGCCGACGAGCGCGCCCGGCTGCGCGCCCACCTGACCGCCGCCGGCGTCGGCACCGAGATCTACTACCCGTCGCCCCTGCACCTGCAGCCGGCGCTGGCCGACCTCGGCTACCGCGCCGGCGCGTGCCCGGTGGCCGAGGCGGCGTGCGCCGAGCTGCTGGCGCTGCCGATGCACCCGACGTTGCCGCTGGCCTCGGTCGATCGCGTGGTCGACGCGGTCCGCGCCGCCTACCGCTGA
- a CDS encoding CHAT domain-containing protein yields the protein MPHQRRRAVVVGGPAGAWRAFLYAGAGAVIATRWDLSDRDGPPVMARLYRHLAAGASVGRALTLARRELVARRAPPRAWSAFELIGRADVAATLRPAVAPRSWRGLIAAALGVLGALAVVVGLRRRFATGG from the coding sequence GTGCCGCACCAGCGCCGGCGCGCCGTCGTCGTCGGAGGGCCCGCTGGAGCCTGGCGCGCCTTCCTCTACGCCGGGGCCGGCGCGGTGATCGCGACCCGCTGGGACCTGTCCGATCGCGACGGCCCGCCAGTGATGGCGCGCCTGTACCGTCACCTCGCGGCCGGCGCGTCGGTCGGACGTGCGCTGACCCTGGCCCGGCGCGAGCTGGTGGCGCGACGGGCGCCGCCGCGCGCCTGGTCCGCCTTCGAGCTGATCGGCCGCGCCGACGTCGCGGCGACCCTGCGCCCGGCGGTCGCGCCGCGGTCGTGGCGGGGGCTGATCGCGGCCGCCCTGGGCGTTCTGGGGGCGCTGGCGGTCGTGGTCGGGCTGCGCCGGCGTTTCGCCACCGGGGGGTGA